Proteins from one Penaeus monodon isolate SGIC_2016 chromosome 39, NSTDA_Pmon_1, whole genome shotgun sequence genomic window:
- the LOC119597714 gene encoding dnaJ homolog subfamily B member 9-like isoform X2 → MYSTWITAVLLLALAVLASCAKDYYEVLGITRRASDREIKKAFRKLAVQYHPDKNKEPGAEEKFREIAEAYEVLSDEDKKREYDRMGHAAYAQKSAGGGGGHHNHAFHFNFDDLFRDFEFDNDFGNFADFGHFGDFGDGFMDMEDFFGGRGGGFGHDAFGSHDSFFGGGHFQHTDHMKRHQQAHNRAHFGGQAHVFQQQQKRFSSGGSGGRTCRTVTQRVGNMVTTYTTCS, encoded by the exons ATGTATTCAACGTGGATAACTGCTGTCCTACTCTTGGCCCTTGCTGTCCTAGCATCATGTGCTAAGGATTACTATGAAGTTTTGGGGATAACCAGGAGGGCATCTGATCGGGAAATAAAGAAAGCTTTCCGCAAGCTTGCAGTTCAGTATCATCCAGACAAGAATAAGGAGCCAGGAGCAGAGGAAAAGTTCAGAGAAATTGCAGAAG CTTATGAGGTCTTGTCTGACGAGGACAAGAAACGGGAGTACGACCGCATGGGCCATGCTGCCTATGCTCAGAAATCAGCTGGTGGAGGCGGAGGACACCACAACCATGCCTTCCATTTTAACTTTGATGATTTGTTTAGAGATTTCGAATTTGACAATGATTTCGGGAACTTTGCAGACTTTGGACACTTTGGCGATTTC GGGGATGGATTCATGGACATGGAGGACTTctttggtggaagaggaggaggctttGGCCACGATGCCTTTGGCTCTCACGATTCATTCTTTGGGGGTGGCCACTTCCAGCATACGGACCACATGAAGCGGCACCAGCAGGCCCACAACAGAGCTCATTTTGGTGGTCAGGCACATGTCTTCCAACAACAGCAGAAGAGGTTCTCaagtggaggaagtggtggaAGGACCTGTAGGACTGTCACGCAGAGAGTAGGAAACATGGTCACCACCTATACCACCTGCAGCTAA
- the LOC119597714 gene encoding protein N-terminal asparagine amidohydrolase-like isoform X1, whose translation MVIVVEGHPLTKTITSTEELYKCYPGLVEKGFSFAQQAEVQVPSHFTLFVAQGEYGVVPAKDTKVKIVGSDDATTCHVVVIRHPSGTTAVAHFDGRKNEEDALKAIVEKIHRIEDDTSDLELFVVGGYQPEEGSREAKRNESELLSLKILRMFSHHKCTFNLSLWCTGRLNTRTGMDGPMPIVYGVGVDMSNGLLFPAHFTSHEPNLPLRSASRWVSEGMLCDLYDHKNGTICIEPFYYKDMETFSYYVNLPDKVLLKNFSTSPRVEPPRFCDELRKVFQVFVDHPDPHNTLFPDNQGKIYGMNAEGLWEQLQY comes from the coding sequence ATGGTTATAGTAGTTGAAGGGCATCCCTTGACTAAAACCATAACGTCGACTGAAGAGTTGTATAAATGCTATCCTGGGCTTGTAGAGAAGGGCTTCAGTTTTGCCCAGCAGGCAGAAGTACAGGTGCCCTCTCATTTCACATTATTTGTTGCACAGGGGGAGTATGGAGTTGTCCCTGCCAAAGACACAAAAGTGAAAATTGTGGGGTCAGATGATGCCACTACCTGTCATGTGGTAGTGATCAGGCACCCTTCGGGTACCACGGCTGTGGCACACTTTGATGGTcggaagaatgaggaagatgcCCTTAAAGCAATAgtagaaaagatacacagaataGAAGATGATACAAGTGACTTGGAGCTGTTTGTTGTAGGAGGTTACCAGCCTgaggaaggaagcagagaggCAAAAAGGAATGAATCTGAGTTATTATCACTAAAGATCCTCCGGATGTTTAGCCATCACAAATGCACATTTAACCTTTCTTTGTGGTGTACAGGAAGACTCAACACCAGAACTGGGATGGATGGCCCCATGCCCATTGTATATGGTGTTGGAGTGGATATGTCAAATGGACTCCTTTTCCCTGCACACTTTACCTCACATGAACCTAATTTGCCACTGAGATCAGCTTCTCGTTGGGTTTCTGAGGGAATGTTGTGTGATTTGTACGATCACAAAAATGGAACAATTTGTATTGAGCCTTTCTATTATAAAGATATGGAAACTTTTTCCTATTATGTTAACCTGCCAGACAAGGTCTTGTTGAAGAACTTTTCAACATCTCCAAGAGTTGAGCCTCCCCGGTTTTGTGATGAGTTACGAAAAGTGTTTCAAGTGTTTGTTGATCACCCAGATCCACACAACACCCTTTTTCCAGATAACCAGGGTAAAATTTATGGTATGAATGCTGAGGGACTTTGGGaacaattgcaatattga
- the LOC119597714 gene encoding dnaJ homolog subfamily B member 9-like isoform X3 — translation MYSTWITAVLLLALAVLASCAKDYYEVLGITRRASDREIKKAFRKLAVQYHPDKNKEPGAEEKFREIAEAYEVLSDEDKKREYDRMGHAAYAQKSAGGGGGHHNHAFHFNFDDLFRDFEFDNDFGNFADFGHFGDFHTDHMKRHQQAHNRAHFGGQAHVFQQQQKRFSSGGSGGRTCRTVTQRVGNMVTTYTTCS, via the exons ATGTATTCAACGTGGATAACTGCTGTCCTACTCTTGGCCCTTGCTGTCCTAGCATCATGTGCTAAGGATTACTATGAAGTTTTGGGGATAACCAGGAGGGCATCTGATCGGGAAATAAAGAAAGCTTTCCGCAAGCTTGCAGTTCAGTATCATCCAGACAAGAATAAGGAGCCAGGAGCAGAGGAAAAGTTCAGAGAAATTGCAGAAG CTTATGAGGTCTTGTCTGACGAGGACAAGAAACGGGAGTACGACCGCATGGGCCATGCTGCCTATGCTCAGAAATCAGCTGGTGGAGGCGGAGGACACCACAACCATGCCTTCCATTTTAACTTTGATGATTTGTTTAGAGATTTCGAATTTGACAATGATTTCGGGAACTTTGCAGACTTTGGACACTTTGGCGATTTC CATACGGACCACATGAAGCGGCACCAGCAGGCCCACAACAGAGCTCATTTTGGTGGTCAGGCACATGTCTTCCAACAACAGCAGAAGAGGTTCTCaagtggaggaagtggtggaAGGACCTGTAGGACTGTCACGCAGAGAGTAGGAAACATGGTCACCACCTATACCACCTGCAGCTAA